In Microplitis mediator isolate UGA2020A chromosome 9, iyMicMedi2.1, whole genome shotgun sequence, the DNA window AGTACTGTTAGTACGTGTCAACTACACAACGTTTagagtttaaattcaaatgctTTTTCGCGCCAGTAGCCCTCAGCGCCTGGCGCGCACCCTAGCagtctcatattttttagagtctttttctcttttttttttttttttttttttttttatttttgacctaTGTAAAGTTATCCCGCCTTTCGCTAGATGATTACTGGGCCTATCTTTTTCCTTTCGGGCTTAAAATCTCTATCGGGAGGGTAGTAATCATCTTCGAACGAGACGCTACGTATAATTGCGATCGAGCTTCGCCCGCCTTCGGCGGGCTCGCTTGATCGTTAAATTATACTAAGCGTCTCGTTCTCgatgattaaataattgattacctgTAGAAGTTTAGAGTTAGTGATAACTttattgtcaaaattacacaTTCTTTACTTTTTATCGGCTACTGTAAGTGCAAAACTCTCGCTAGAGCTTTGAATCGGCCGATTGTAGAAATTGGCGAAAACCGTGGACTTGGATGACCACCCTGCGGTTCTTCTAATAGTGTCCACATCTACTCCCCTTTTATGTGCCTTCGACACGGATGCATGCTTAACGCTGTAGGCGGTGAAAATCTCTGTATCAACTCCTGCTTTTGCAATAAGTGCCTTTATCCAGTGCCCAATCGTCTGAGCGCCAGCTGGTTTATGTGGTTTTACTGTCCCAATAAACAGTCGATCCGAGTTGGTTCTTAATTCTTTAGTACGCTCTAAGTAGTATAATATGATAGATGCTACACAAATGTTCTTCCTCTTCTTGAAGAATGGAATCGATAATACAGGTTGTTCTTTGCCCGGCTTTGAGGTCTTAATTAAATCAGgtatcttaatttttaatccagaAACAGTCTTAGTGATATTTTCGGTTTTTATCAAGGACAACGTTTGCATTCTATGTGCCGTGATGAGAATAAGGAGTGTCACTGCCACCTCTGATAATTCCTTCAATTTTAAGTTGTCTAAGTTTcccaatttttcaatatatgtCAGGACCTGGTCTGTATCCCAGGTATCGGAGTACTTCGGTCGCGATGGTCTCTTCTTGAATGTCCCCCGGATGAACCTCGATAATAAGGAGTCCTTTGAGAGGTTGTTCCTAGAAATCAAGGAAATAGCAGCCCGCATAGAGTTAAGAGTGCCATGCTTCGCCCCTTCATTAAACTGCGCTGTAAGAAACTTGATGACCTCCGTACTCTGGGGATTAAAGGCATCGATATTCCTTGCTTGAGTAAAAACTAGCCATTTCTTCAATGTTCCCTCATACTGCTTAATCGTTGACTCTGACAAAGAACTGAGCATGATGTCTATTGATTCCTCTCCGATGCCCTTGGTGACAAAGGCCTGCCGGATAATTTGCCGACCACTAGTGACAACTTGTTCGCTAGGGGGTGACACTCCTGCCTAGAAGgagataataataagaataatgaaGGCTTGAAAATCAAAGGAGGTTCGCAGAGTAGAGAAGTGAATAACGGGTACCATGGTTGCGCTGGCCAAAAGGGAGCAACTACGATACCTGATGCTTCATCGTTGATTATTTTCCTCAAGGTTGGTAAAATTAGGGCAAAGGGTGGgaaagcataaaaatattcgTTTCTCCAAGAAACCGTAAACGCGTCTACTGATTCTGCATCTGGATCTGGATAACGCGAATAGAATCTTACGCACTTCCTGTTAATACGCGATGCAAAGAGATCAATCGAAGGCAAACCAAAGGTGTCCAATACGGTTCGGAAGGCTTCCCTGGATAATTCCCACTCGGTGTCCAGGTTTTCCACTCTGGAAGCGGCATCTGCTTCTACATTCAGCTTCGATGGAATATATGTTGCCCTTGGCCAAATTCCTCTTAATTGACACCATTGCCAAATCTCTCTAGCTAGATCTGATAACTTTGGATGCCTAATTCCGCCAGCTTTATTGACGTAAGCGATCGCTGTTGTATTATCTATACGAAGAAGGACTTCGCGGTCGCGTAACTCGTGAGCAAAACATTTAAGCGCGAAGAAAGCTGCGTAAAGTTCCAGATAATTAATGTGGTGCTTCTGATCCTCTGGATTCCAAAAACCCCTTGTAACAACACCTCCAGCTTCCGCTCCCCAGCCTGTCCTTGAAGCATCCGAAGTTATCACTATGCTATATTTGTGAGACTTTATTCTGCTGTTAGCGCTCATTATATTATCTCTCCACCATTGAAGATCCTCCAAAACGCCCGCATTTATTGTCATAAAACCCTCAAAGTCATTATTATTCAACGTAAGAGCTAACCACTTAGCTCTTTCTAATCTTTTGCAATATGCTCTGCCATACTCTACGCCTGGAATACATGCTACCAGTACCCCAATTAACTGAGCTATAAATCTGATCCTGAACCGTTTTTTCAACCCTATGGAATCTAGTAGCTTCCTAATATATACCCTCTTCTCCATTGTCGGTTCTACACAATATTTCTCTGAGTCTAAGATAAAACCTAGGTATTTACACCTTCTATTAGGAGTCGTCGTACTCTTACGATAGTTAATGATAAAACCAAGCTCCTCTAAGAGGCCTATCGTATTCTGTACATTATTCTTACAAGCTTCGTAATCTTTGCCTACGCATAGAAAATCATCCAGATATACTACCGATAAAAAACCTTTTGACCTAAGTTTATTAACCACCggtttcattatttttgtaaaagtatGAGGGCTAGAACACAAGCCAAAAGGAAGACACATGAATTGATAAAGCTGGCCTTTGAACCTGAATCTAAGGTATTTTCTAGAGGATCTTTTTACCCGGATCAGGAAATACGCATCCTCCAAGTCTAGGTTAGCCATGAACGCGCCCTTATCAATGAGATCTCTAGCGGATCTCAGGTCCTCCATTTTGAAGTGATATGTCTCAATAAACTCATTTAATTGCTTTAGATTAATAATGAAACGATCCGACCCATCTGCTTTTGGTACTAGGAAATACGACGATATAAACTGACTCTCGATGTCTAAGCAAGGCTCGATAGCCCCCTTTTGCAGAAGTTTACCGATAGCTTGCTGGACCCTTAATTCATCACCCGGAGACCTTACAGGTTCACTGGGTTCCACAAATTGTATAGGTTGGGACTTAAAGGGAATACCATAACCTTTGAGACAATCAAAGATGAATTTATCATCCGAAACACCTTCCCAACTCTCTGTGAAGAGACTGAGTCTGCCTGCTAATTTATTTACCTCTTGTTGTTCTTCCACAACAATCTCCGCTACTTCCTGTTCTTCTCTGAGCTGGGCTTCAGTGAAGTCTTCGCCATCCCTGTCGTGGATCTCGGTTTGTACCTCGTGTTCGAGAAGAATCTCCTCTGCTGATAGTTGCCCACCTGCCTGAACTTCGCAGGTGGGCCTCTCAAGTTTCCCTGAGACGCAGTCCTGAATGCCTGTTTCTTGACAACTGGTTTGTCAGAAGGTTTTAAAGATGCAGCCGCTTTAACGATGGCTTTTGCATCCTTAACCTGGTCATTGAGTTTCTGACCGTAAAGCCATTCATCTGGGATACTAGCCTCTAGCGTAGCCTTTATGTCCTTATCCAGAGTCGgagtaataaatgattttctcGCTATTGACTGTTGGTGGAAAACATCACTTAAGATTTTTCCCGTGTCCCAGAGATATTTCATCAGAGTAATTTGATCAATCTCCTCTGATGAGTTATCTGACAGCATCGATATGGCTGAGCTTAACGATGATAGCGCTGATCCTACACAATTTTGCGTATCAGTAAAGTGAGCATCACGTTTTTTGGCGATCTCAGTCAAGTGACGCTGAATTTCAAGGTTAACCTTGGGTGCTTCAGTTCGGAATTCTCCATCtctaacatattttttaagtagagCTTTCTTAACCTCTTCAGTTAAGCCCTTTGACATCCAAGTCTCCCACCATTTTTTCAGGCTGTCATTTACCTTGACTGAGGTATTCGTGTTTGAAACCTCTTCCCCAAGTACTTCACGAAGTTCATCGTCCAAGTCATGCTCATCCTCTACTAAAAACTCTTCCGGAACTTCTCCGTCTTCCAAAACCCCTACGTCTTCCTTCCGGGAATCGTCGGCTACTGCCGTACTGGTCAATGTCTCAGTACCCTTATTGGGTTCTATACTTTCCTTGTTGGAAATACTGGCCTCCACTGTAATAAAAGATAAGGCCACATAAACAAAAAaggaagagaaaaaaaaaattttttttttttttttttttataatgatggTTCCATGCTAGATTTTCTctctttatctttttttttttttttttgtatttcgtGTGGAAATAATGCTTTAGAAGAGTAAAAAATCAAACTTTCTGTCCATAGAGGATCAGGTTATGTTCGTGTGGAAATAACCTGTGTGAAACTTCGTGTGGAAGAGACACACCAACCATATACCcttgcaaatattttttttttttttttttaaaatgtcctCACCTCTATTCTGCTCTGCAGTTTCTTTAACTGTAGCCTGCAACTCTTGTTGCGCTTTTACCAGATCTTGGACGCTCTTGGCGATGGCCTCGATTTGGCATTGTAAATCTTTTTTAGATATCTTGGGGGATCTACTTTCCACTGAATTTGATCGGGAACGTTTCTTGGATTTCCCCATTATTAAAGATCCAATCTTTTGatgatgtaataaaaaattatcaagttttttattacaaaaaattttaacccaCGTCCGTTGTTGTTGACACAACAAAACAATATGAGACTGCTAGGGTGCGCGCCAGGCGCTGAGGGCTACTGGCGCGAAAAagcatttgaatttaaactctAAACGTTGTGTAGTTGACACGTACTAACAGTACTACTAcaggtaatcaattatttaatcatcGAGAACGAGACGcttagtataataaaatattttagagtgacactgataaattttagaaacgatgaaaataaataccaccctatatatatatatatatgtgatgCAAATGTAGAGAAATGGCAGAGAGTACACGGGCATTATGTATGTACAATGAATAATTACCGAGCAAACAGGCATTGTTAGCTAGGTTTTATCTTTGTCTGTAACTCTCTTTATCTCTCTTATTGAAtcgtatttataaatacatgaGGGTAAATAGTAGTTTGTATATGTTAGTAACTGTATCTAACAGACGTTGCAGCGTGTCCATATCACTTGTACGCACAGCCGGTACACATTTGATCGATTAAAGTTACCTATTTGTTTTCGGAACATcatctttctctctctctctctctctctttctcttattaaaataaattttctcgttGTATCTAGTCCTATCAACGTTTGATTAATCACATATTAGACATAGTAATGTATAACTTTTGTacacattaataattatctgcAGTCTATAGTAATTAGTTGTCGATGCAAAGAATTTGTATTGGGTTAGCGTTGGCTTGTCTTTGACAAaacagtttttgaaaaaaaagtaatctaTTTATATTGGATCCTTTGATGTACTGGCTACATAAATCATGGGCACAATAAATCAATAGCATAAGAGAGAGTATTTAGATGGCCTTGCGAGGTCAGCGACCACTCATGGGCGTTTGTGGTAAGTCCACATATTGGTTTATGTGGTTTCACTTGACATACCCTAACGGGGAACGAGTATATACTATACATTTGGGTTACATTAAAACCAATACCAATTGTTCAACACCTACTTTTCTGATCCCCCTTACTTATAAATGTTTCAATGATGGTttcttttttatctaaataatgCGGTCCAGAAATTTCATGCTGGTAAATTTAAAGATTCTGTAAATTACTGATAAATGATCGAAAATAGATTAACACATCTCCAGATTCCAGATTTAAAATTGGAAACtttttgcacacctcgaacgcTAAGCGGAGAGGGACTGCTCTACTGTTGCCAAACTGGAAAGCCAGATTTTTGTcaacttaatttatttccaCTGATTTTAAATAGcatttaaataagaaaaaaaatgtcaagagGACACtccaataaaacaattttaatataaattgcaCTACAGTGCATAGTGACGTCTATATTACAAAACATTGAATGATTACGTTTTTTTAGTTGAATCgcatatattacatatatacagcatttatttgtttacaattttttgaaatttattaggAACTGAATAAATGAGTTGAAATAGTTCAATTTTgtcctgaaataattattatactgaatttgaatttgaatttagttGGTTCAACCGGGCACACAGCTTGTGTTAGCCATTGTACCCGGGCCCATTGAGGACAATTTTATAGTTATCGGAGAGGATCGTGATCCTGGTGATCATTGTTATTAGGCCTTGCTTTATTGCCAGTCCACCTAACAACGAACTTGCTAAGCCCTCTGTCCTTCCGacaactatttattatttgactaCTATAGATACTACTGTTTGTGAGTTTATAGGTGGAGGAgacatagtttttatttcGGTGATTGCCCGCCCCGAGTCCAAGGAAACACGTCGCGGGACACAGCCGCTGTCAGCAGTCCCCACTAGTTCAGGAAGAACCGGGACCTGGCGTTAGCTAAGCCCACCGTCGTTCTCCCGTCACTATGAGTCCTAGCCTTCAGCTACCGCGGCCATCATACGTCGTGTCCTTATCATCGGGAGATCTTGTCATCCGAAATGATGTCTCCTAAGAAGTTAATGTAAGTGTTATTATGTTACATCCTTCAGAGCCCACTGTGTAGGATAAGGTACTTATACAATGGAGGATGCCTGTTATCCAAGGGCAACGTTGGCGGTGGAGGACTCCCTCTATTACTGCTTTGACACGTTGGCTTACACCGGAACTAGAGATTCTGCGAATGTTTATGGGCATCTGCCACCACCAATGCTCGGCATATACAGGTGTTCttcttttataaaaagccCCACCCGCCAGCCTAGTCATAGAAGCAGCAGAGCCCTGCAGATTCGATCGAGTTTTTGTGTTCCGCTATCATTTTGTAATGAAGTCGACGCCACTTCAATTCGGTCCAAAAATTGTCGGTATTTCATCACCAGGGAGCTGCCAATGTAATGCACATAAATAgtattgtgaaaataaaattcattggtGCATGCCGGAATCGAACCTGGTCCAATGCTTTGGTAAGCAAGTACCTCGTTCGATAGGCTATTGCCAGCCCAATTATTATACTATTTtaaagtacacggaaagaaaattatgggaagttttgctatgcattatgggaatagttcccataatggtagagggattgtacccatactattatagggatgcttcccatatattatggaatccatccctataatagtatgagtaaaattcctataccattattggaaccattcccataatattatgggaactattcccatatcattattgTAACGATTCCCATagtggtatgggaatcattcctatactattatgggaactattcccataatggtatgggaactattcccataatggaacgattcctatactattatgggaaccattcctataatattatgggaatagttctcaTAATGGTATaaaaatagttcctataatgttatgggaatggtccctataatttatgggaatggtttctataatttataggaatagttcccatatattatgggaatgaatcccataatattatagtaagtATTCCtgtaaattataggaaccattcctatagttagaagaaccattcccataacgttatgggtatcattcccataattataggaactattcctataattatgggaaacattcctataattataggaactgctcccataatttatggtcgtaattcctatgatagtgtaggaaaaaatttcacaaaattataggaacagtttccataattttcttttcgtgTAATGTGTATATTGCGTGTAAGTGGCAAAGGATGAagcaagacgatttcagacgaaagaaaaatttggaaaatccaaaagtgcacgactcataatgctcatttattatgaaataataaaaaaatggcgggaagcacgaataaatttaaaatatatacaattttctttaattaaaatttgttatgttttttttttttttttttttaattatattagtattttttttataattctaaaAGCACCTACTCAAAATATCtcaattaataactaaaaaatttttcgatcataaagcacactctgatgcttcgcatcatgagtcgtgcaaaagGCTGCCCGAGCCGAAAGCAAAAATAATGCTGTTTTCTAAatgtgtaaatttaaataatttaacaaagaAAACATCAggtttttgttaatttaataatgttGTTCATTGGAGcacatattgtttttttaattttccaaacaCAAGTGTTAGAATAGTTATTAGAATgacttaaataattagaagtttACAATAAACAAATCCGATTCTGACaagaatgaaatgaaattaaaatagtatatattaCACAACAAGGGAAGAAAGTAGGACCCGGACCGAAGGCGAGAGTGGCAAACGGGCAGATTGGGATGTTCTAACTTCCTCTATGGtgtgtatattatttttcaccagatccgcacctgaaagtttcaatttttacttttgtttgCGGAAAGAATGTTGAATgtgctaatttttatcatttgctATCTGGTAAGAGAAAAATACGACTTTCTTCCCAATAAGCAGAACAGGAATTTAAACCTGCGGTGCAGGCATGGTAAAAACTAATTGAATAGACTAAAACTGACCAGCTTCTACCCACTTCATCCCATTGGTCGAAAATTCGTATGTTTCGACTGGTAATACAGGCATTGAACCACGCATATTGCGGATTCAATGCAGgtcatacgaaaaaaatatttaagtaattttcaattaaaaaggTGATTCAAATAACTGTACAAACTGTTTTGCACGCCTTAAACGTGAACGCGTTATGCTTTACTGTCACAAAGGTGTTTCAACGCAAATTTGTATGAATTATTGAGTAAGAGCTTGaagtgtgcacttttggattttaaaaaattaattacaaagtttaaatatttcacaCCAACTTTTATTaagtacattgaaataaaattaattaaaaaagttttagagaaaaaaaaaaagttaataacatataaaagtaattgacataatttaaatattaaatcaagAGTTTTAAATTAGTATTTTCAGGTTAATTGACAATTAGTATAGTGTTCTATAATCAAGTACACTCAAAAAATATAGctaatgaacttttttcaataacaCGAGATATAAAGTTAAGCACactcgaaaaattaattaaaataaataattaccgtatatattattaatcacAACTCATTTTGTTAAGTAACacaagtattttataattaaatttaaaaaataaaacaaatttataaaatcattgacTAATTTGAGGTTTCGCTTTGAACGTCGATAGGAAAGCTAATAAAAAGTCGAGTCGAGTGGAAAgtgtgaaaattttcgtcaactgaatttttttagttttattttgttataaataaaaaaataaagctaAGTGGGCATAAGCGAACGGTATAaagtgtgtttttttttttttgcgaatGGCTCTGGCATTAACCCAGCAGGTATGGAGGAGTCTCTATATAccgaattcaaaaagtttcaaCGCAGTAACAGCTGTGATCTGGAAAGTCGAGCTATTTTAATTGGGTCCGTGACTACACTCAACTCTGTACTCTATTCATCTGTCCTCTATTCTCTATTCTCTGTACGCTGTACTCTATACTCAGCTCAGATGCATTTATACAATCGAAAAAGCACCAGAGAGTTGGCTGCTTCATAATCCAGGAAATTAACGTAAAGCTTTAAGCtctactttttatttaactaaatctccctaaataaaataataataataatgacgatAATAAAAAGAACAAATGCAGAATACGTATTTAGCAAACAATATTTAAACCACAGTCAttatttgttataattttttttaatccaatcgataaaatttcatttttaaaaacagaactttgtttatttaaaataatttggtaGTTCTTCAAGATGAATATTTAGACGTTGTTATTGTCCAttagcaaaataattttgtttctcattatttaaatattaataaaaaatattttaatttaattaatttaaaagataagGTCATTAAATATTGAGAAAGTgatacatattattattacacggACAGAAATGTatagtaacaattacaatacaTTATGGTTagggttcccataatgcatggtaaccggtttttttgaaatgttgattATAGGAACGGCAACCATATATATTAcggtaatcgttaccataattatGGGTATAATTTCTATATGGTATTTGAATAGTTCCTATggaattatggtaatcgttactaTGTAACTATGGCAAtgtttaccataatattatggtaatggttactataatattatggtaatggttactataatattatggtaacggttaccataatattatggttatgattactataatattatagtaatgataactaCAATATATGGGTGC includes these proteins:
- the LOC130675036 gene encoding uncharacterized protein LOC130675036 — its product is MEDLRSARDLIDKGAFMANLDLEDAYFLIRVKRSSRKYLRFRFKGQLYQFMCLPFGLCSSPHTFTKIMKPVVNKLRSKGKDYEACKNNVQNTIGLLEELGFIINYRKSTTTPNRRCVEYGRAYCKRLERAKWLALTLNNNDFEGFMTINAGVLEDLQWWRDNIMSANSRIKSHKYSIVITSDASRTGWGAEAGGVVTRGFWNPEDQKHHINYLELYAAFFALKCFAHELRDREVLLRIDNTTAIAYVNKAGGIRHPKLSDLAREIWQWCQLRGIWPRATYIPSKLNVEADAASRVENLDTEWELSREAFRTVLDTFGLPSIDLFASRINRKCVRFYSRYPDPDAESVDAFTAGVSPPSEQVVTSGRQIIRQAFVTKGIGEESIDIMLSSLSESTIKQYEGTLKKWLVFTQARNIDAFNPQSTEEQPLKGLLIIEVHPGDIQEETIATEVLRYLGYRPGPDIY
- the LOC130675059 gene encoding uncharacterized protein LOC130675059, whose product is MGKSKKRSRSNSVESRSPKISKKDLQCQIEAIAKSVQDLVKAQQELQATVKETAEQNRVEASISNKESIEPNKGTETLTSTAVADDSRKEDVGVLEDGEVPEEFLVEDEHDLDDELREVLGEEVSNTNTSVKVNDSLKKWWETWMSKGLTEEVKKALLKKYVRDGEFRTEAPKVNLEIQRHLTEIAKKRDAHFTDTQNCVGSALSSLSSAISMLSDNSSEEIDQITLMKYLWDTGKILSDVFHQQSIARKSFITPTLDKDIKATLEASIPDEWLYGQKLNDQVKDAKAIVKAAASLKPSDKPVVKKQAFRTASQGNLRGPPAKFRQVGNYQQRRFFSNTRYKPRSTTGMAKTSLKPSSEKNRK